A window of Microbispora hainanensis genomic DNA:
AAGGGACAACGCAGGCTTTTCAGCGGTGTGAGTCATGCCGATTAGGCTGGTCACGAGCCCCGAGAGGATCAAGTACGCACTTTGAAGTGGGTGCTTACCCCGGGGTGAGCAAGCAGCCGGGAGGGGATGGGCAATGCGGACCGCGCGGCGTCCGATAGCGTCCGAATGCGGGATCGACGCGGCCATGGAGGTGATCGGCGGCAAGTGGAAGAGCTCGATCCTCTGGGCGCTGAACGAACGCCGATGCCGTTTCGGTGAACTGCGCAGGATGCTCCCGGGCGTGACCGAGAAGGTGCTCGCCTCACACCTGCGCGAGATGGAGGCCGACGGCATCGTGTGCCGCGAGGTGTACGACGAGGTGCCGCCGCACGTCGAATACTCGCTGACCCCGCTCGGCGTCACGCTGAACGAGGCGCTTGCGCCGCTCGGCGCGTGGGGCCGGGACCACCTCCTCGGCGGTCGTGACGCTCACTGACTCCGGCTTGGCTATCGCGTTCGGCGCGGCGTTGGCACCACTCGGCACGTGGGGCCTCCTGTGCGGGCGTGAGGGTCCACTGACCTGGTTCGGCCATCGCGTTCGGCGCGGCGTTGGTGCGCTCGGCGTGTGGGGACCTCCTCGCCGGGCGTGATGGTCACTGATCCGGCTCCGGTGACGGGCGGGCACGTCGTCCTGACGGCGGGAACGTCGTCCGCCGGGGAGGGCGGGCATATCCGGCTCGGCGGGCAGCCTGGACGTGCGCCGGCCCCTCGCAGCCGGTGACAGTTCGTGGTCGGCCAGCCGAGGACCTGGGTTTCATGGGGTGGTCTCGTGACCCGGTTGCCCGGGTGTGCGCCGCTGCTGCTTCAGCTCGGCCTCGTAGAGGTGACGGCGGCCTCCGGCCAGTTCGTTGCGGGCCTGGCGTTCCAGCTCCTGGAAGGTTGCGTAGTAGCCGTCGTCGTACTCCTCCACGATCTGGAAGGTCCAACGGCCCTGGATGACGTTGCGGCCGATCAGCTCGCGTTCGATCCGGTCGGCCCACTTGTCGTGCCCGGCCTGGCGCAGCAGCCGTACGGCGTTGTCCAGCTCGAAGTCGGCCGTGCCGGTGAGCTGGTGGAAGGAGTAGAGGTGGCCCCTGACCCGGTGGATCGTCTCCAGCGCCTTGCTGAGCCTGCCCAGCGCGTCGACCGTGATGTCGTCCAGCCCTTCGGGGCGGCGGTGGTCGGGATCGGGCAGGCCGGTGGGTTCCTCACGTTCGGTCATCATGTCCCACCGCTACCCCTCGCAACGGTGCCTCTATCGGTCTGAGCAGCGGTGAGACGCTCAACCGGCGGGCGTCCCCGAGGCGGACGGCTCGGCGGACGAGCGGATCGCGGCCAGCGCGCGGTTCAGGTCCCGTGACGACAGCACGAGCTTGTACATGATGAGGGCCTCGAAGAGCAGCAACAGGGCGGCCGCGCCGATCGTGACCGGGACGACCGCGCCGAGCAGCGGGCCGATGATGAACACCGCCATCTGGAACTCGATGCCGCTCACCAGGTGTGTGCGGATCCGGTGCTCGCGCAGCCACTCGCGCATGCCGGGATACCAGGAGAAGCGGCTGCGGAACTCCTGCTGCAGGTCCACGGCCTCGGTCAGGCGGACCCTGATCTCGTCGGGGTCGCCGTCGAGGTCGTCGTTCAGCAGGGACGCCGGCAGCGCGGCCGCACCCCCGGACGCCGACTCCTCGTAGGCGAGCCGCAGCGTGCGGCGCATCTGGCGCCGCACCTTCGCGATCTGGAGGGCGTCGACATAGCGCAGCATGTCCAGGAACACGACGGCGATGCCGAGGAGCAGGTAGACCTCCTGCCCGGTCGCGCGATATTGCCCCCACATCAGCGCGGCGGTGCAGGCCAGCACCCGGATCCGGTCGAAGACGTAGTCGAGCCAGCCGCCGAGGACCGTCCCTGTCCCCTTGAGCCGCGCGATCTTCCCGTCCATGCAGTCGAGGACGAAGCTCACGTGGTAGACGACGGCCCCGGCCACCAGCCACCGCCACTCGGCCTGGAGGAAGCACCAGGCCGAGCCCAGACCGAGCACGAAGGCGCCCCAGGTGATCTGGTTCGGGGTGATGGACGTGCGATTGGCCGTCGTCACCACCAACCGGCCCGCCAGGGGATCCACCAGGAAAACGGTCCACCAGGCGTCGCGCGCCTTATATGTCCGAGAGCGTACGTCGTGAAGCGTGAACGTCATTTGGGGGCTTTCTAGATTATGGGGGGATTTTGGGTAAAACGTCAGAAGTCGTCGTCCAAATCGTCCATTTCGTCCGCATAGTCGTCCGGGTCGAGCGCATGCGCATCGTCGCCCAGGTGCAGGTCGTCCTCGTCGAGCAGTGCCACCATTTGCTGGAGAAGCATCTTAAACATGATTTTGCCCTTTGACCGGCGATTGTTTCGCTACCGCTCATCAAAGCATCACCAGACATCACTCGCTGACGTTTTCCACAGGCCCTCCGGGTAGCTCGAATTACCCGAAAAGCCGAATTTTCCTTTTTGGTGTACCCGCGTTTCTTCCCCGTACGGGACGACGGGAGGGCGCGGAGCGGCTCAGGCGACGGCGCGAGCGAGATCGGAGAGCCATCGCTCGTGGTTGGCCCGGAGCATGGGCTCCCGGTAGAAGAGCGGCAGCAGTGGGCCGGCGAGCGACTCCTCCACGGTGACCCTCGTGCGCCCGTCATCCAGGGGTTCCAGCACGTGCCTGTCGACGGCCCGATAGCAGCCGAGGAAGGTGCCCGTCCAGGTGAGCTCCCGCAGGGGTTCGACCACGGCGAACCGCGACCGCAGCGGCACGCCGTTCAGGCGCCACCGGAAGGACGCGCCGGGGCGCACCTCGCCGAGTTCGAGGATCCGGATGCCGGAGACCCACGACGGCCACGTCCGCAAATCGGCCATGACCTTCCAGACTCGGTCCACAGGCGCGTCCATGACCAGCGTGGACGAGGAGGTCAGCTGGGCGTCGGGATCGACGCGTCCCCGTGCGGCGTACTCCTCGTGCAGCACGGCCAGGGACGGACCCGAGTAGAGCAGCGACATGTACGGCTCCTTGAGATTAGTGCTCATTAACGAGAGCGATGCTCTCTCATGCGCATGGACATGTCAAGAGCAGTGCTCTCGGAGTCGTGAAATGCCGTAGACGCGGCCGTCGCCGGTTGCCTAGGGTGCGGGCCATGGCGGACAGCTCCCGTGCGGGCCGGTGCGACTGCGGCGCGACCCCCGGTCCGCTGGGTGAGTGCGCGGACTACTATCACGCGATCCTGGCCGAGGAGCAGGCCGATCCCGAGATGGTCAGGTGGCACACGGTCGTGGTCTGCGCCTATCTCCTGCAACACCCCGCCAGGGGCCACGAGAAGCACCTCGACGGTCAGTTCCGCCTGCTGCAGTTCTACCTGGACAAGGGCCTCGACGCGTTGCTCCGCGCCGCGGCGCATCAGGTGGCGCGCAACAGGCGTGGATCGCGGTCGGGCTACGACATGGCCCCGCTGGAGGCGTACACGCCGCTCCCGCAGAGTGTGTCCCCCGGACCCTTCCGTGCGGGCTTCTGCGGGTTGCCGTTCAGGGACGGCAGCCTCGTTGCCGACGGATATCCGGCGTACGGCAGCCGCATCGAGAGCATCGCCGCAGCGACCGTGGAGTCCTGGAGAACCCTCACGGGCTGATGTGGGCAAGGGGCTCACCGAACTCACTCGCCTCGGCTTGCTCTCCGCGACGCAGGACGAGTTCGCGCCCGTGGAGCCCGTGCTCGGGTTCACCCCCGGACCCGTCGCGTTGAAGGGGGCCAGCGCCACTGTCAAGGGTCGGCGCTACGGCACCCGGGCCGCCCCTGTGACCTCTGTCGGTCCCTCCGAGGTCGGTGGCGCGTTCGTCGCGGGCTACCTCGGTGCGATCCCGGACGATCTGTACCCGGTGTGGGCCGCCAACGAGACCTCTGTCGGCCCCTCCGAGGTCGGCGGTGCGTTCGTCGCGGGCTACCTCAACGCGATCCTGGACGGCCTGCAACGAGACCTCTTCGGCCCGACTGGCCGCGCGCTACCAGTCTTCGGTGGCACCGATGCGGGACCGCCTCAAGCGCGGCATCTCGGTAGCCACCTTCATGGCCGCCTTCGCGGTCGTCGGCCAGAGACTCTTGGCATGGCTTGTCCAGCCACAGCATCTGGCTGGCCCGCCCGGCCGCGGCGAACTACCCCGTGACCAGGGCGATTCCCTCAATCTGTGATCCCAAGAGATTCTTAGTTGATCTTGCACAAGCTCCGGAGGGAGGAGAGAATTAATACAAATTTTCGAATCGCTTGATGGAGGTGTGATGGATCTGTTCGACATCGATCCTGAGCGCCTTCGTCATTCGAATGGCCCCGACGACGGCTGGTGGGACCGTCTGATCGCCAACTCGCCGCTGTGGTCCTCTGATGGCTCATCCGCCCGGGAGCCCTTCCCGATCATCAACTTCGGGCTCCGGCAGCGCGGCGACGCACTCGATGCCGCAAGCACGGACGCCCCGGGCGCGGACGTTCCAGGCACCGATCCCGACAGCACAACCAACGACGGCGCGGATGCCACGAGTGGGGCTGCCACCGGTACGAATGCCGCTGGCATGAGCGGTGCTGGCACGGACGGCGCTGGCGCGAACGCCGCGTGTTGGACCGCCGACAGCGCGGGATCTGACGCTGGTGCCGCCCGTGGGGCTTGTGCTGGTGCGGCTGCCGCTGGCGCGTATGGCGCTGGCTCTGGTGCCGCGTGCGGGGCTGCCGACAGTGCGGCATCCGCCGGTGAGAATGTCGGTGGCACGAACGGCGCTGGCGCAGATGCCGAGCGTGGAGCTGCCGACGGCGCAGGTACCACTGGCCCGGACGCTGCTGGCGCGGATGGTTCTGGCGCGGCCGGCCCGGGTGCGGGTGCGGGTGCTTCCGGCGGTGTGGGTGGGCGTGATCGTGGTCGTGGTCGTGGTCGGGGTCGTGTGCGGTCGTCGTGGGTGGTGGTGGGGTCGGTTCGTGAGGTGGCCCAAGAGCTGGCGCTGACGCCGCTTCCCGATGACGTGGATGTGTGCCTGGCCGAGGCGGAGGAGTTGCTGTTCGCCCGGGATCGGATCACCAGCGCGCTGGCCGATCGGGTGGGGCGGGTGCATCGTGCGGGTCAGGCCAGGCAGCATGGGCATGC
This region includes:
- a CDS encoding CDP-alcohol phosphatidyltransferase family protein — protein: MTFTLHDVRSRTYKARDAWWTVFLVDPLAGRLVVTTANRTSITPNQITWGAFVLGLGSAWCFLQAEWRWLVAGAVVYHVSFVLDCMDGKIARLKGTGTVLGGWLDYVFDRIRVLACTAALMWGQYRATGQEVYLLLGIAVVFLDMLRYVDALQIAKVRRQMRRTLRLAYEESASGGAAALPASLLNDDLDGDPDEIRVRLTEAVDLQQEFRSRFSWYPGMREWLREHRIRTHLVSGIEFQMAVFIIGPLLGAVVPVTIGAAALLLLFEALIMYKLVLSSRDLNRALAAIRSSAEPSASGTPAG
- a CDS encoding winged helix-turn-helix transcriptional regulator, encoding MRTARRPIASECGIDAAMEVIGGKWKSSILWALNERRCRFGELRRMLPGVTEKVLASHLREMEADGIVCREVYDEVPPHVEYSLTPLGVTLNEALAPLGAWGRDHLLGGRDAH
- a CDS encoding SRPBCC domain-containing protein, with the translated sequence MSTNLKEPYMSLLYSGPSLAVLHEEYAARGRVDPDAQLTSSSTLVMDAPVDRVWKVMADLRTWPSWVSGIRILELGEVRPGASFRWRLNGVPLRSRFAVVEPLRELTWTGTFLGCYRAVDRHVLEPLDDGRTRVTVEESLAGPLLPLFYREPMLRANHERWLSDLARAVA
- a CDS encoding DUF5946 family protein, encoding MADSSRAGRCDCGATPGPLGECADYYHAILAEEQADPEMVRWHTVVVCAYLLQHPARGHEKHLDGQFRLLQFYLDKGLDALLRAAAHQVARNRRGSRSGYDMAPLEAYTPLPQSVSPGPFRAGFCGLPFRDGSLVADGYPAYGSRIESIAAATVESWRTLTG